In Anoplopoma fimbria isolate UVic2021 breed Golden Eagle Sablefish chromosome 7, Afim_UVic_2022, whole genome shotgun sequence, the DNA window TTTCTTGCTGCTTGTtgttattctgttgttttttttcactccttcTGTCATTGCAACCCTCAGcttctcctcactctctccagGGCTCTTACAGTACATGAccaagcatatatatatatatataaaattttattttattattatttttttttattattattttttggttaaataGTTTTCAAATAGTGCTTGAATCGAGCTACTGTCAACAATGGTTactgaaaaaaattattaaaaaaatgatcccCCCCTATTGCTTCAGTAATAGGTTCCCTCCTCTTACCTCCACTGTTCATGTCTTTCTGTGACAGGATGCAAAGTTGGGGGTTGAACACCTACTTGTACGGCCCGAAGGATGACCTGAAACACAGACTGTTGTGGAGAGAAGTCTACTCTCATGAAGAGGAGGGTAAGAATATGTGTACATACatattaaatttgaaaaaattgtGGGCTGACTGCAGACTAGAGCCTACCTTGTTTCAGATCCGTACCAGAGCTGTCCTTGGACATTCTGTCTTCAAACAGGGGTCAATATTAACtgcctaaaataaaaaaaataactgattgaTGTTTGGCATGTTCAGACTTCTGTAATTGTACTTTTTGGAAAACCCTGGCTAATGAGTCTCATTCTGTCTCACTTTAAATTTGAAATTTAagttatttcctctcctcccctcctgctGCTCTTAGGTCAGTTGCGTACTCTTATTAAGGAGGCCCAGTCGAGAGACCAGAGGTTTGTTTACGCCCTGTCTCCTGGTCAGGACATTGTCTTCTCATCTTCCTGTGACCTGACGCTTCTCAAACGCAAGCTGAGACAAGTATGTGACACAATGAGATAATGATTACAACAGGAATGTAACTTTTTATGATTTGAgtccctgtttgtttttctctctcacacacaatctCTGCTCTCCCTCCAGGTATCAGACCTGGGTTGTCAGGCATTTGCCATTCTGTTTGATGACATCGATCACTCCATGTGTCAGGCTGACAGCGAGGCCTTTTCTTCATTCGCCCATGCTCAGGTCACTGTAACCAATGACATCTATCGCTTCTTGGGGGAACCACCTGTCTTCCTATTCTGCCCTACAGGTAGGAGCACTGAGCAGAGGTGAATTAGAATGTTTGTGGTGTACAGGATCATGTAAAATTTGATACAGGCTGATACTTAATGAAATAcacctctgtttctctctccctgtagAGTACTGTggttctctgtgttctcccaGTGTATCAAAGTCTCCCTACCTGCAGACTATTGGAGAGGACCTGCTTCCCAACATAACAGTGATATGGACGGGTGAGACACATATGAATTTCAGCATTAATCAAAATCTATTATTGATGATTTAAACAATTGTAATTTTCagaaatcaattatttaaactACCTTGCTTACTAAACTGCATCTTTTGGCTGAATTCGTGCAGACATGAACCAGagtcagttttttgttttctattttttcttcctcattaGTTGACCTGCAACATCTTGGTTAATAACAGTGCACACTGGAAAATGCAAATAAGTACAGGCTAAAATCCACACACGACATCCTCTAAAGACCAGAAAACCATTTAGATGCACATCCACCCACACCATATGGAACTACcgtagaaacacacacatgtacgcACTTGTCATCTACTCTCTTTTAGTTCTGATGAAatttttctgcttgtttttattgttctaACTCTTTCTAAGCTAGGGGAGGTAGAAAGAGTAATGAGCCCGAATGTCCAAACCAAGAATTACATTTCCATAGCAGGCACTCGGCAGCTTGTGCATACAACTgattatgaataataaacagcCTATACCACCACATTCCTCAGTGAAGCCTCACTAAAATtaaccagaaaaaaagacaaaagtcaaAGCGATTAAACATAAATGAACACCTAATAAGTAATCTTTGGACACCACAGTGGCTGCAACATCATTATTAAGCTACATCATTTTAATAACCTGACCGTTCTTATAGAATCAACAGCAGTATAAGACATCACCAAGGCAACAACACAGAGATGTATACACAGTATAAACTCCACAGCGcctgcagccacaaacacacatattacagTAAAAGAGAGACtgcacagtttttactgaacgtgtagcgcacacacacaacagtatGTTGCATGGCAACAAAGCAGTTGTTGACGTCCTCATTTGCAGAGAGAGTTCAGTGAGTTTGTTGTACTCACCTTTCTGAACGTCATCCTGTGAGTCTTGAGCATCAGAAAGACCTCTTCAATCTGGTCTAGGTTCAACGGCTCGACTCATTCATTCTCATTACATAAtacaaccagtccactcagcctctctggtcccagtataaccagtcccaGGTTCCCTGTCCCACTGCACCAATTTGTTAATTTAAGTCCCCCTTTGTCTCCTTCAGATTCGGatgtttctttacattttaggGTTCAACTTTTTCCTTCCCTTACCTCTTTTGAACCTTTACCCTTCCCCCTCGGCCCCACAGGCAGTAAGGTCATCTCTAGGAAGCTGTCTGTCGACTGCCTGGCCGAGGTGGAGTCCGTCCTCCAGCGCCCCCCACTCATCTGGGACAACCTTCACGCTAATGACTATGACTCCAGACGTCTCTTCTTGGGGCCTTTTAAGGGCAGAGAGCTTCAGCTGAGGAGCCACCTGAGAGGCCTCTTACTCAACCCTAACTGCGAGTTTGAAGCCAACTACATCCCTCTCCATTCGCTGGGGAGCTGGTACAGAGctggaaaagaggagaggaaaggtgaGGGGATCAGTAGACGGAACAATGGGGAGGAAAGGCGAAAGGATTAATGAGCAGTTGGAAGGGAGGAGGAAGTAGCAGTAATGAGACAGGAGATGTCCCAAGTTAATAAAGTAATATTGGCTCTGCCAGATCACAGCCATGTACAGTTAGTCCCACTTGCTTCCGGGAAAAATGTGTAACGAGCCAGTGTTGCTTGGCAACTAACACAATTTTGTCTGatattatttaacaaataaattaacttgTGGGAATAAAAGCTCCATCTGTTGTCCTTGACAAAGTTACTCAATAAGCAATTGTAGttacagagaataaaaaaatatttcccaaaatactGAGTTGCACAATTCACCAATTGCATCAATCTTTATTTACTCTCACAGCAAGTGTATCTATTTAAAGGACTTGTTAAGAGATCATTGCTTTTAGATATACGTATATActgcattgttttatatttgaaatatacTGTGAAACCTTGAGTTCTCTATGATACTGGAGCTGTAATAGCCCATGTATCATGGACATTTAGTTCACATTTGCTTTTGATTTTACTGTGACAGTCAAATACATGAGAATTCCtccagagaaacagagaggaaacaagggagtTGGATCAAGAAAACCACTGAAGCGTGTGACGTTGTTCTGGAAACGAACATGGAAAGGTGGTGATGGAGGAATAATTGTGTAGTGTAATGAAGGAAGAAACGAAAAGAGAAGAAGATCCCTCTGTGGAGGAGAAACAAGACGGAGGGCTGGAGGACAAATAAGCTATATAGCAAGgatgagaaaagagaggaatgCTTGCGATGTGGATGGAAATAGAAGAGGGATTTTAATGATTACATGAGAGTGAGGGGAGTGGGGGGTAAGAAGTGTGTGAAATAATTACTAGATTCAGTCTTACTAGATTTTTTGTGCGAGAGGGATTGAACTTTATGATTTCTAGTGCTGTCCTAATTTGactaaaataatctaaaaaacaTGAAGCGCAGACTAGCAAACACAACataaattgtgtattttcttttctaatcATGCATTAATAACGCAGAGAAAGGAGAGCTAAGTGTGgtatgtgtgtgaggggagGTTTTTCCTCTGAAACGTGTCCAACTGGAATGTAATGAACATCAAATACTGAGAGCGCAAAGAAATTTAAGAATGTTTTTCTCTACTGTGTGAATATGAGTAAATTAGGAAACTCgtataaaataacacaatgctGTTTGTGCTCTAGATGAGGAGTGTGAATACTGTCCTGATAGAGCTCTGTCTGCTGCACTACATGATTGGATGGAGGAACTCAACCAACCTCTACTAGCAGGTAAAACATTATGATTTGGTGCTGCGTCACAAATGATTGACCTGCTCCGTCACTGTCATGAGCCGGTCTATAGCTTAACTGCAGTATTTCAGCACTTTTGACCACAAAGTGAGATTTGGAAGGTTGCCAcatattaaagtttattttggtttaaatgtaacatttgtaattattaacatcattaCAGGTCGGCAGAGCACACGAGCGGACCAGCGTTCCTCCGCTCCAACATCTCGCTGCAAAACTCCTGACGCATCCGACTGCCCTTCCAACCTTAGAGGACCATCTGCCGTGGCCAAGCTCCCTGTTTTCCCCCTGGACTCCAGCTCACCTCCGTCATCACCGGTCAAGGGGGAGACGCAGGGACGAGAGGGGGAAAGGAAGAGGTCAAACCAGCCAAGTCAACCCAATCACCAAATTCAAGGATCCAGGCCTGGCGCACCCTCTGGCGGAGGCAGGGGACAGAAGGCCCAGGGTTGGGGGCTCTGTGGTGGGAAGGGCCTACTAAGTGAGTCCCAGGTGCGGCTGCTGGTTGGTCTCTATTATCTGCCCCATGAGCATGGCCTGTCTGCCCAGAAACTGCTGCAGGACCTGGCCTGGCTGAAAGCAAACTGCCACCTGGTCAGCGCTAACAGCAAGAAGACAACGCCTCAGAAGGTCGGCGTGTTTTTTGTGTAGATTTGGTGTTGGAGAAAATTTAAATTGTGCAGTGCATGATTCATAAATGTGAGTGATTTTGTACTTGTATGTGTGTCCTCAGATGGATGAGTGGCGTGGCCGCTCCTCCAGGGTCCTGTCCCTGTGTGAAGACATCGCACAGCTCCACTGCAGCGTGGTGGGAGGGGCCAACAGGGCTGTGCTCTATGACCTTTACCCCTATGTGTGGGACCTGAGGAACACGGCTCTGGTGGCAAAAGCATTCATATGCTGGTTGGGTGAGTATAAGAGAATAAGTAAACTACGGGAATACAGACTAATATAATTTGCTTGACTGTATTGTACTACTACAATACATATACTTACTTGTACTACTACACTTGTACTACTACAAcacaaataatgtaaacactaattttttttatatatatatatatatatatatatatatatatatataaaattaaattcaatatttctattttaaatgcCAACTGCgcaaaagaagcttttttttttttttttttttaaccaaaaatgtTGGGGGGtccattattaaaaaaaaaaagtttgagaaccATTGTACTGTACGATGGTATACCAGTAGCATGCTTTGCTATATAACCCGTTTAATATTTTGCCTATAGTATGATATAGTACAGcacacataatatatatatacacatatagtATATAGAATAGCATAGCATGGTGTAGTATAGTGTTTTATACCAAAAAGTATGTTATGCTGTTCTACTCAATAATACTTTGCCTTTGGCATGGTGTAGCATATCATAGTTTAGTACACTATCATGTTATGTAGTTTagtatactatatactatgcgCTTCTATTCTTTGTTATTCTACCATACCATTCTATACTATATTCTAACCCCACCCAATCACTTATCTTACTTAGATGGACGAGTGTTGAGTGACAGCTCCACCCTGGGCACCTGGAGGAACTGCTTCCACTGTAAGTAGGCATGAACTTCTAACCCCTTGTCTCCCTGTTTATACCTTACATAACTAACTACAAGTAGCCTCTGCTGCACAAATCATTCTTATctaaaataaattcagtttaaaaagTTACCTTTATTAACCCaacattcaatcatttttttctaagtaCTAGCTTAGTCGATGATGCAAAACACTGAATTCTTACTCTGGCATGAATATGTAAACCTGATTTACCTGTGCAATAATTTTCTATCTGCACTGGTATTCTCATTAGCCCGAACCACATGATGTCACCCTACTGACATTTGGTTCTGGTTTGTGGTAGGGTGTGGGAAGACCACAGGGGCAGAGCTGCTGGGAGTGGAATCAGAACCGTGGGCGTTCAAAGGGGGCGTGTCTGGGGAGGTTCAGGTagggtttgtgtttgtattacaAGTCATTTTCCATGGATTCTATACATTACTCttggtttttttattgtgcatgtttgtattcTTAATATGTGTCATTGAAGTTCAATCCTTTCCTAACTGCTTAACGTCTGTAATtgttttgcgtgtgtgtgtgtgtgtgtgcgtgtgtgtgcgtgtgcgtgtgtgtgtgtgtagatgctTCTCCCAATAGGCAGCAGCAGTGATCTCTTtactcatcctcctcctctcttccctacCTCTCGTCTTTATAACATCAGGCCCTACCACAGTAAGGACAAGGTATACCTACACGTTATTGTTTCACACTTCAAGCCACAATTATTTATGGAATATAATGGAAGTGAAAGAGGTGTGTTCAAGATAGGGAAAGTCATggaatactttttaaattttgtgtgtgtggctgttctctgtgtgtgtagttggagtTGTATCGGATGGTGCGCCAACTCCACCTGAGGACTCAGGGTGGCCAAGAGTCCAGTATTGCTCACCCAGATATCGTTGGAGACCGGTATGTGTTTGAGAGACAAagcgagagaaagaaagagatagagTAATAGTCTGCATTGCAAAACACATCCTCAAtgaatatttatcatatttgaATACTATACtcacatatttttaaatgagtaaTGTCTTTTCATTTCCATAGATGTCTTGGGCCGTGCCTGGCGTTGTGCCCCGAGTACTGTTTCATCCTGGAGGATGAGCTgggtgtgtgtggctgtgtgttggGCAACTTGGATGTCCGCTCGTTTGCCAAGCGGTGCCAGGCCAGCTGGATGCCTGCCATGAGGGACAAATACCCACCTAAAGGGGGCGCCACACAACCCAACACACTGGTGAATATGTGGAGTAGAAAAAGTCTTtaaacaattcttttttttttatcataactaTTCTGTCGTTCTGAAGGGCACAGGAGTGAAACGGGCgggcatgcacgcacacacacacacacacacacacacacacacacacacacacacgcactgttGAGACATACCTGTAGTTACACTATATGGATCCCTCTGTGATGGACTAATAACCCACTGTGAAGTGAATGACACACAgaggtaaacaaagaaaaattacgtgcgcacacacaaacacactcacacatattaGACTTTATCGACCCTATGGGGTCATGGCCACCAGATTTGGCAATGATGTTGCCAGGTGCATGTAGTACAATGCAAGAATAGGTGGTTGTTATGGTAGTGGTGAACatctgtaaattattttttactgtcTCACAGTAGACATGAGTGAATGTAGGCCACTTTCATTAGTACACTATAATTGTTGAAAATGGGAGAAAACAACCTAATTGGTAAAACAGTGTTTCTGTTGCTCATCATGACAAACCGATCTCAAGCAAAGAGCCGAACAGATCCGGTGGTGAGCAACACTGCCGGCCCTGTCAGTCCCTGACATCTGTGGAGGACTCATTTGCCCACTCTGTGCGTCATGGTGCACACTGACATCACTCACACTGCAGCCACATGTATAGGTAGTTTGAAGTGTTTGCATGGCATCTGTTCCTGCTTCATCGGCCAGGGGAACATAACAGCACTATTATATGTAATTAGTTATTACCATTTTACCGTTTTGTGAGCATCTCAGAAGGAAAGTACTTTAAGCGAAACAAAGAAGACTGTCTgagaataaaagcagcagataCAGCAGAGACAAGAATTTACAATGATTATTAGTCTCTGTACTGTCTGTATTTCATTTGTTGTGAGGTTGCTGGGTAACTTGAAAATTGTAGGCATTCCTATAAGACGCAATCAGTCAAATATGGCTTATTAGTAGCATCTAGTGGCAGCTGTTGAAAACTACAGCAACAAAGGAATATGCATGACAAACACTTCTCCACAACCTTCCATCTAACGAGTAGTGACAAGAAAAATGCCCAATCATATAAGCTGAATAGAAAAAAGTTAACTTCCAGGACTTTACCTCTCATCAGTTACACATTGTTGTCGTTGTGTCTCTGCTTTCCTCTGTGTAGGACTTGATcaagctgatggaggaggatcAGGGAGAGTACCCAGACTCTCTCCTATACCACTTCCCCTCTCAGCTGCGACTGGACGCCCTGCCGGAGCTGGTGGACGTCAGCGTCAGCCGCACTCTGCTCACCGCCCTCCTCACTGCACTCAAGGCCAACGGTAAGCAAAGGGTGTAGAGTC includes these proteins:
- the si:dkey-183c6.8 gene encoding protein O-GlcNAcase, which encodes MEEKRQFLCGVVEGFYGRPWTMDQRKVLFQWMQSWGLNTYLYGPKDDLKHRLLWREVYSHEEEGQLRTLIKEAQSRDQRFVYALSPGQDIVFSSSCDLTLLKRKLRQVSDLGCQAFAILFDDIDHSMCQADSEAFSSFAHAQVTVTNDIYRFLGEPPVFLFCPTEYCGSLCSPSVSKSPYLQTIGEDLLPNITVIWTGSKVISRKLSVDCLAEVESVLQRPPLIWDNLHANDYDSRRLFLGPFKGRELQLRSHLRGLLLNPNCEFEANYIPLHSLGSWYRAGKEERKDEECEYCPDRALSAALHDWMEELNQPLLAGRQSTRADQRSSAPTSRCKTPDASDCPSNLRGPSAVAKLPVFPLDSSSPPSSPVKGETQGREGERKRSNQPSQPNHQIQGSRPGAPSGGGRGQKAQGWGLCGGKGLLSESQVRLLVGLYYLPHEHGLSAQKLLQDLAWLKANCHLVSANSKKTTPQKMDEWRGRSSRVLSLCEDIAQLHCSVVGGANRAVLYDLYPYVWDLRNTALVAKAFICWLDGRVLSDSSTLGTWRNCFHWCGKTTGAELLGVESEPWAFKGGVSGEVQMLLPIGSSSDLFTHPPPLFPTSRLYNIRPYHSKDKLELYRMVRQLHLRTQGGQESSIAHPDIVGDRCLGPCLALCPEYCFILEDELGVCGCVLGNLDVRSFAKRCQASWMPAMRDKYPPKGGATQPNTLDLIKLMEEDQGEYPDSLLYHFPSQLRLDALPELVDVSVSRTLLTALLTALKANGSQGVFCEVQPTDRQRLEFLTKLGFLEILRGEARSREGVVLGRLI